Proteins from a genomic interval of Nematostella vectensis chromosome 12, jaNemVect1.1, whole genome shotgun sequence:
- the LOC116603471 gene encoding uncharacterized protein LOC116603471 isoform X3, with amino-acid sequence MVSFALHFNERVEPEEIDHKKIQRALKNAKGCSRSIKDILSYSSDVIGNAGGNVITLRFSGDGRKTTKKLGSVMTTFCFPAENSVKRSPEREYCISIYDGKESYDILKATLRGVFDEMKALGRTGILVNGLEYTIDWVMCADWKFMACILGINSPCALYFCIWCECSKRMIRDFSIPQWPITRTLNQCRARVGCPNAKGVQCLPLVDIEFTKVIPDTLHLKLRIMGKLLNQVACWAIEQNVKKAMEEAIEALGVRFCFYDVQDDSGKTTTKWSSLDCDGLETIIRGLDIHAFLGDMENKSITSLDCLTKAQLVEECRKFHLRSTGTKDFLRATLKDHLDRNNIVFEPSSTPTCEKTVLSISELTQVWKSLMVLTDALGANPGDEAYLRADAFQEKARQWGTKFRKATFDEDVIPYIHVLVYHVPQFLEIHGTIHQFNCQTVEKKNHMQNKTFHRGSQKGGKNSNYTVQSRVILGCTKLELIEQCMSNQPQFLILGAKNGKLFSCYLTTVGVPSIHG; translated from the exons ATGGTCAGTTTTGCCCTACATTTCAATGAGAGGGTTGAGCCTGAGGAGATTGACCATAAAAAGATCCAAAGAGCTCTCAAG AATGCAAAAGGATGTTCAAGATCCATCAAGGACATTCTAAGTTATAGTTCAGATGTCATTGGAAATGCAGGGGGCAATGTTATAACCCTTCGGTTTTCTGGTGATGGTAGAAAAACCACCAAAAAACTTGGGAGTGTTATGACAACCTTCTGCTTTCCAGCAGAAAACTCTGTTAAAAGAAGCCCAGAAAGGGAATACTGTATATCTATATATGATG gCAAGGAGTCATATGACATCCTAAAGGCGACCTTGAGAGGGGTTTTTGATGAGATGAAGGCCCTAGGGAGAACTGGCATTCTTGTTAATGGCCTTGAATACACTATTGATTG GGTGATGTGTGCTGACTGGAAGTTCATGGCGTGTATTCTCGGAATTAATAGTCCCTGTGCCTTGTACTTCTGCATTTGGTGCGAATGCAGCAAAAGGATGATCAGAGACTTTTCTA TCCCACAATGGCCCATAACCAGAACCTTAAACCAGTGCCGTGCACGTGTTGGGTGTCCAAATGCCAAGGGAGTTCAATGTTTACCTCTCGTGGACATTGAATTTACCAAGGTCATACCCGACACCCTGCACCTCAAATTGAGGATCATGGGAAAACTTCTCAACCAG GTTGCTTGCTGGGCTATAGAGCAGAATGTTAAAAAAGCCATGGAAGAAGCAATAGAAGCTTtgg GTGTGAGGTTTTGTTTCTATGATGTCCAGGATGACAGTGGCAAAACCACAACCAAGTGGAGCTCTTTGGATT GTGATGGTTTGGAAACTATCATTAGGGGGCTTGATATCCATGCCTTCCTAGGAGACATGGAGAACAAGTCCATCACCAGCCTTGACTGTCTGACCAAAGCCCAGCTAGTGGAGGAATGTAGGAAGTTCCATCTGAGGTCGACAGGCACCAAGGACTTCCTACGTGCCACACTCAAGGATCATCTTGACCGCAACAACATAGTGTTTGAg CCATCGTCCACTCCCACTTGTGAGAAAACAGTTCTTAGCATATCAGAGCTGACACAAGTGTGGAAAAGTTTGATGGTCCTCACTGATGCTCTTGGGGCAAATCCTGGAGATGAAGCATATCTTCGAGCAGATGCTTTTCAAGAAAAGGCCCGCCAATGGGGAACCAAATTTAGAAAGGCCACGTTTGATGAG GATGTAATTCCATATATACATG TTCTTGTTTATCATGTCCCCCAATTTTTGGAGATTCATGGCACGATCCACCAGTTCAATTGCCAGACAGTGGAAAAGAAAAACCACATGCAGAACAAGACATTCCACAGGGGTAGCCAGAAAGGGGGGAAAAATAGCAACTACACTGTACAG TCCCGTGTCATTCTCGGGTGTACGAAATTGGAGCTCATCGAACAGTGCATGTCGAATCAGCCACAATTCCTTATCCTCGGAGCAAAGAATGGGAAGCTTTTCTCTTGCTACCTCACTACTGTCGGGGTTCCCAGCATTCACGGCTAA
- the LOC116603471 gene encoding uncharacterized protein LOC116603471 isoform X1 gives MVSFALHFNERVEPEEIDHKKIQRALKAKDDGDVSDSAYHELKMVAGSSLPSLYGIQKERKAQNAIIPITEFEGNAKGCSRSIKDILSYSSDVIGNAGGNVITLRFSGDGRKTTKKLGSVMTTFCFPAENSVKRSPEREYCISIYDGKESYDILKATLRGVFDEMKALGRTGILVNGLEYTIDWVMCADWKFMACILGINSPCALYFCIWCECSKRMIRDFSIPQWPITRTLNQCRARVGCPNAKGVQCLPLVDIEFTKVIPDTLHLKLRIMGKLLNQVACWAIEQNVKKAMEEAIEALGVRFCFYDVQDDSGKTTTKWSSLDCDGLETIIRGLDIHAFLGDMENKSITSLDCLTKAQLVEECRKFHLRSTGTKDFLRATLKDHLDRNNIVFEPSSTPTCEKTVLSISELTQVWKSLMVLTDALGANPGDEAYLRADAFQEKARQWGTKFRKATFDEDVIPYIHVLVYHVPQFLEIHGTIHQFNCQTVEKKNHMQNKTFHRGSQKGGKNSNYTVQSRVILGCTKLELIEQCMSNQPQFLILGAKNGKLFSCYLTTVGVPSIHG, from the exons ATGGTCAGTTTTGCCCTACATTTCAATGAGAGGGTTGAGCCTGAGGAGATTGACCATAAAAAGATCCAAAGAGCTCTCAAG gccaaagatgatggtgatgtttctGACTCAGCATACCATGAGCTAAAGATGGTAGCTGGGTCCAGCTTGCCATCACTGTATGGGATacagaaagagagaaaagCTCAAAATGCAATCATTCCTATTACAGAATTTGAAGGG AATGCAAAAGGATGTTCAAGATCCATCAAGGACATTCTAAGTTATAGTTCAGATGTCATTGGAAATGCAGGGGGCAATGTTATAACCCTTCGGTTTTCTGGTGATGGTAGAAAAACCACCAAAAAACTTGGGAGTGTTATGACAACCTTCTGCTTTCCAGCAGAAAACTCTGTTAAAAGAAGCCCAGAAAGGGAATACTGTATATCTATATATGATG gCAAGGAGTCATATGACATCCTAAAGGCGACCTTGAGAGGGGTTTTTGATGAGATGAAGGCCCTAGGGAGAACTGGCATTCTTGTTAATGGCCTTGAATACACTATTGATTG GGTGATGTGTGCTGACTGGAAGTTCATGGCGTGTATTCTCGGAATTAATAGTCCCTGTGCCTTGTACTTCTGCATTTGGTGCGAATGCAGCAAAAGGATGATCAGAGACTTTTCTA TCCCACAATGGCCCATAACCAGAACCTTAAACCAGTGCCGTGCACGTGTTGGGTGTCCAAATGCCAAGGGAGTTCAATGTTTACCTCTCGTGGACATTGAATTTACCAAGGTCATACCCGACACCCTGCACCTCAAATTGAGGATCATGGGAAAACTTCTCAACCAG GTTGCTTGCTGGGCTATAGAGCAGAATGTTAAAAAAGCCATGGAAGAAGCAATAGAAGCTTtgg GTGTGAGGTTTTGTTTCTATGATGTCCAGGATGACAGTGGCAAAACCACAACCAAGTGGAGCTCTTTGGATT GTGATGGTTTGGAAACTATCATTAGGGGGCTTGATATCCATGCCTTCCTAGGAGACATGGAGAACAAGTCCATCACCAGCCTTGACTGTCTGACCAAAGCCCAGCTAGTGGAGGAATGTAGGAAGTTCCATCTGAGGTCGACAGGCACCAAGGACTTCCTACGTGCCACACTCAAGGATCATCTTGACCGCAACAACATAGTGTTTGAg CCATCGTCCACTCCCACTTGTGAGAAAACAGTTCTTAGCATATCAGAGCTGACACAAGTGTGGAAAAGTTTGATGGTCCTCACTGATGCTCTTGGGGCAAATCCTGGAGATGAAGCATATCTTCGAGCAGATGCTTTTCAAGAAAAGGCCCGCCAATGGGGAACCAAATTTAGAAAGGCCACGTTTGATGAG GATGTAATTCCATATATACATG TTCTTGTTTATCATGTCCCCCAATTTTTGGAGATTCATGGCACGATCCACCAGTTCAATTGCCAGACAGTGGAAAAGAAAAACCACATGCAGAACAAGACATTCCACAGGGGTAGCCAGAAAGGGGGGAAAAATAGCAACTACACTGTACAG TCCCGTGTCATTCTCGGGTGTACGAAATTGGAGCTCATCGAACAGTGCATGTCGAATCAGCCACAATTCCTTATCCTCGGAGCAAAGAATGGGAAGCTTTTCTCTTGCTACCTCACTACTGTCGGGGTTCCCAGCATTCACGGCTAA
- the LOC116603471 gene encoding uncharacterized protein LOC116603471 isoform X2 has product MVSFALHFNERVEPEEIDHKKIQRALKAKDDGDVSDSAYHELKMVAGSSLPSLYGIQKERKAQNAIIPITEFEGNAKGCSRSIKDILSYSSDVIGNAGGNVITLRFSGDGRKTTKKLGSVMTTFCFPAENSVKRSPEREYCISIYDGKESYDILKATLRGVFDEMKALGRTGILVNGLEYTIDWVMCADWKFMACILGINSPCALYFCIWCECSKRMIRDFSIPQWPITRTLNQCRARVGCPNAKGVQCLPLVDIEFTKVIPDTLHLKLRIMGKLLNQVACWAIEQNVKKAMEEAIEALGVRFCFYDVQDDSGKTTTKWSSLDCDGLETIIRGLDIHAFLGDMENKSITSLDCLTKAQLVEECRKFHLRSTGTKDFLRATLKDHLDRNNIVFEPSSTPTCEKTVLSISELTQVWKSLMVLTDALGANPGDEAYLRADAFQEKARQWGTKFRKATFDEDVIPYIHVLVYHVPQFLEIHGTIHQFNCQTVEKKNHMQNKTFHRGSQKGGKNSNYTVQIMERENRKLFSRENNLERVKRKYQKQ; this is encoded by the exons ATGGTCAGTTTTGCCCTACATTTCAATGAGAGGGTTGAGCCTGAGGAGATTGACCATAAAAAGATCCAAAGAGCTCTCAAG gccaaagatgatggtgatgtttctGACTCAGCATACCATGAGCTAAAGATGGTAGCTGGGTCCAGCTTGCCATCACTGTATGGGATacagaaagagagaaaagCTCAAAATGCAATCATTCCTATTACAGAATTTGAAGGG AATGCAAAAGGATGTTCAAGATCCATCAAGGACATTCTAAGTTATAGTTCAGATGTCATTGGAAATGCAGGGGGCAATGTTATAACCCTTCGGTTTTCTGGTGATGGTAGAAAAACCACCAAAAAACTTGGGAGTGTTATGACAACCTTCTGCTTTCCAGCAGAAAACTCTGTTAAAAGAAGCCCAGAAAGGGAATACTGTATATCTATATATGATG gCAAGGAGTCATATGACATCCTAAAGGCGACCTTGAGAGGGGTTTTTGATGAGATGAAGGCCCTAGGGAGAACTGGCATTCTTGTTAATGGCCTTGAATACACTATTGATTG GGTGATGTGTGCTGACTGGAAGTTCATGGCGTGTATTCTCGGAATTAATAGTCCCTGTGCCTTGTACTTCTGCATTTGGTGCGAATGCAGCAAAAGGATGATCAGAGACTTTTCTA TCCCACAATGGCCCATAACCAGAACCTTAAACCAGTGCCGTGCACGTGTTGGGTGTCCAAATGCCAAGGGAGTTCAATGTTTACCTCTCGTGGACATTGAATTTACCAAGGTCATACCCGACACCCTGCACCTCAAATTGAGGATCATGGGAAAACTTCTCAACCAG GTTGCTTGCTGGGCTATAGAGCAGAATGTTAAAAAAGCCATGGAAGAAGCAATAGAAGCTTtgg GTGTGAGGTTTTGTTTCTATGATGTCCAGGATGACAGTGGCAAAACCACAACCAAGTGGAGCTCTTTGGATT GTGATGGTTTGGAAACTATCATTAGGGGGCTTGATATCCATGCCTTCCTAGGAGACATGGAGAACAAGTCCATCACCAGCCTTGACTGTCTGACCAAAGCCCAGCTAGTGGAGGAATGTAGGAAGTTCCATCTGAGGTCGACAGGCACCAAGGACTTCCTACGTGCCACACTCAAGGATCATCTTGACCGCAACAACATAGTGTTTGAg CCATCGTCCACTCCCACTTGTGAGAAAACAGTTCTTAGCATATCAGAGCTGACACAAGTGTGGAAAAGTTTGATGGTCCTCACTGATGCTCTTGGGGCAAATCCTGGAGATGAAGCATATCTTCGAGCAGATGCTTTTCAAGAAAAGGCCCGCCAATGGGGAACCAAATTTAGAAAGGCCACGTTTGATGAG GATGTAATTCCATATATACATG TTCTTGTTTATCATGTCCCCCAATTTTTGGAGATTCATGGCACGATCCACCAGTTCAATTGCCAGACAGTGGAAAAGAAAAACCACATGCAGAACAAGACATTCCACAGGGGTAGCCAGAAAGGGGGGAAAAATAGCAACTACACTGTACAG ATCATGGAGAGggaaaacagaaaactgtTCAGTAGGGAAAATAATTTGGAAAGGGTCAagagaaaatatcaaaagcagtga